The Fragaria vesca subsp. vesca linkage group LG2, FraVesHawaii_1.0, whole genome shotgun sequence genome includes a window with the following:
- the LOC101300015 gene encoding exosome complex component rrp4-like, which translates to MRGLQVSLNQTQKVRLQRALEKLESLSSKPNSNASVIVADSIPVNHEDGLLKGHGTSEVNGEVVATVCGVVERVNKLVYVRSLRARYKPEVGDIIVGRVIEVAPKRWRVEINYSHDAVLMLSSMNLPDGIQRRRTALDELNMRTIFEENDVICAEVRGFQYDGLHLQARSQKYGKLGRGQMLTVPPYLVKRRKQHFHNLDKYGIDLILGCNGFIWVGEHVEITDDMVVDQVNNSEQQSAKSDKKILSPEEQERSYTPQETRENIVRTANAIRVLSALGFNITAEVIMDTVELSISLKQQVPIYKMLGAEFCVLVAEKEAARRSVTKKK; encoded by the exons ATGAGAGGGTTGCAGGTCTCCTTGAACCAAACCCAGAAGGTTCGCCTTCAGAGAGCTCTTGAAAAGCTCGAGTCTTTATCCTCAAAACCCAATTCCAATGCTTCTGTTATCGTTGCCGATTCCATCCCCGTTAACCACGAAGACGGACTTCTCAA GGGACATGGGACGTCTGAAGTTAACGGCGAGGTTGTTGCGACGGTTTGCGGCGTCGTCGAGAGGGTGAATAAGCTGGTTTATGTGCGTTCATTGAGAGCTAG GTATAAACCAGAGGTTGGAGATATTATTGTAGGACGTGTTATTGAG GTTGCTCCGAAACGTTGGAGAGTGGAGATAAACTATAGTCATGATGCAGTGTTGATGCTTTCATCGATGAACTTACCTGATGGTATCCAG AGGCGTCGAACTGCTCTGGATGAACTGAACATGCGCACTATTTTTGAAGAGAACGATGTCATTTGT GCTGAAGTTCGTGGTTTTCAATACGATGGTTTACATCTCCAAGCAAGAAGTCAGAAGTATGGAAAG CTTGGAAGGGGTCAGATGCTCACAGTCCCTCCTTATCTAGTGAAAAGACGCAAACAACATTTCCATAATTTGGATAAGTATGGAATTGACCTTATTCTTGGCTGCAATGGATTCATTTGGGTTGGTGAGCATGTTGAAATTACAGACGATATGGTTGTGGATCAAGTGAACAATTCCGAACAACAGAGTGCCAAATCTGATAAAAAAATTCTAAGCCCTGAAGAGCAAGAAAGAAGCTACACTCCCCAGGAGACAAGAGAGAACATCGTCAGGACTGCAAACGCTATTCGCGTACTGTCTGCTTTAGGTTTCAATATTACGGCTGAAGTGATCATGGATACGGTCGAGTTGAGCATTTCTCTTAAACAACAGGTCCCCATATATAAAATGCTTGGTGCAGAGTTCTGTGTTCTTGTTGCAGAAAAGGAAGCTGCAAGGAGAAGCGTGACTAAAAAGAAATGA
- the LOC101300303 gene encoding auxin-binding protein T92-like: MAEISVPIFFFLLSLLFFSAISEASKCSVQEFPVVRNISELPQNSYGRGGLAHTTVAGSLLHGLKEVEVWLQTLSPGSGTPIHRHSCEEVFVVLKGSGTVYLAPNSHEKYPGKPQEFSIFANSTFQIPVNDVHQIRNTNELEDLQVLVVISRPPIKVFIYENWSMPHTASKLKFPYYWDEECLELEPPPKDEL, from the exons ATGGCTGAGATTTCTGTGCCTATCTTCTTCTTCTTGTTAAGCTTGCTTTTCTTCTCTGCAATATCTGAGGCTTCCAAATGCTCAGTTCAAG AGTTTCCTGTGGTAAGGAATATCAGTGAGCTTCCGCAGAATAGCTATGGCAGGGGAGGTTTGGCACACACTACTGTTGCAGGGTCACTCTTGCATGGCTTGAAAGAG GTTGAAGTTTGGCTGCAAACACTTTCTCCAGGATCAGGCACACCGATACACAGGCATTCGTGTGAAGAAGTGTTTGTTGTCCTGAAGGGTAGTGGAACTGTGTACCTTGCACCAAACTCACATGAGAAGTACCCTGGAAAGCCACAAGAGTTCTCTATCTTTGCAAATAGCACATTTCAGATCCCTGTTAACGATGTTCACCAG ATCCGTAATACAAATGAGCTCGAGGATTTGCAAGTGCTTGTTGTCATATCTCGTCCGCCCATTAAAGT GTTCATATATGAAAACTGGTCAATGCCTCACACTGCATCCAAGCTAAAGTTCCCCTACTATTGGGACGAAGAATGTCTTGAACTGGAACCACCTCCAAAGGATGAGCTGTGA
- the LOC101300585 gene encoding uncharacterized protein LOC101300585 — MRIISYTGVTKPSFLLVHPELPALAWKLQFTSISPQIPRSREKLVGLITRCQHSDAGRTKATRYADSSVSSTKSSRLGQRQRGPSSLYSRPSLLDMRNDKVANRARVYDFLRGIGIVPDELDGLELPVTVEVMRERVDFLHSLGLTVEDINNYPLVLGCSVKKNMIPVLDYLGKLGVRKSTFTDFLRRYPQVLHASVVVDLAPVVQYLQGMDIKPDDIPRVLERYPELMGFKLEGTMSTSVAYLVGIGVARREIGGVLTRYPEILGMRVGRVIKPFVEYLENLGIPRLGVARLIEKRPHILGFGLEERVKPNIESLLEFHVRKESLASVVAQYPEIIGIDLKPKLVSQQSSLKSVIDLGPEDFGRVVEKMPQVVSLSDKPMMKHVDFLKNCGFSLEQMRKMVTGCPQLLALNLDIMKLSFDFFQKEMQRPLDDLVAFPAFFTYGLESTIKPRHKMVTRKGLKCSLGWLLNCSDEKFEQRMDYDTIEMDEMESSPSFDMNTLTEPRSDESGSDYDSDDEYA; from the coding sequence ATGAGGATCATAAGCTATACTGGTGTTACAAAACCCAGCTTTTTGCTTGTGCATCCAGAGTTACCAGCACTTGCATGGAAGCTCCAGTTTACTTCCATATCGCCTCAAATCCCCCGTTCTCGTGAGAAGTTGGTTGGGTTGATTACAAGATGTCAGCATTCTGATGCTGGTAGAACAAAGGCGACCAGATATGCAGATTCATCTGTGTCAAGTACAAAGTCCAGTCGTTTGGGTCAGAGACAACGAGGCCCTTCATCATTGTATAGTCGTCCTAGTCTATTAGATATGAGGAATGACAAGGTGGCGAATCGTGCCCGGGTTTATGATTTCTTACGAGGAATTGGTATTGTCCCTGATGAGCTTGATGGGTTGGAGCTTCCTGTTACCGTTGAAGTTATGAGGGAGCGTGTGGATTTTCTTCATAGCCTTGGGCTTACAGTTGAAGACATCAACAACTATCCACTTGTTCTAGGCTGCAGTGTGAAGAAGAACATGATTCCTGTGCTTGATTATCTTGGCAAATTGGGTGTTCGGAAATCCACTTTCACTGATTTTTTGAGAAGATATCCGCAAGTCTTACATGCTAGTGTGGTAGTTGACCTTGCACCGGTGGTCCAGTATCTTCAAGGAATGGATATCAAGCCCGATGATATTCCTCGTGTACTTGAAAGATATCCAGAATTGATGGGATTCAAGCTTGAGGGAACTATGAGCACGTCGGTAGCTTATTTAGTTGGCATTGGGGTTGCAAGAAGAGAGATTGGAGGTGTTTTAACTAGATATCCTGAGATTTTGGGGATGCGTGTAGGAAGGGTGATCAAGCCTTTTGTTGAGTATCTTGAAAACTTAGGTATTCCAAGGTTAGGGGTGGCTAGATTGATAGAGAAGCGGCCTCACATTCTTGGGTTTGGATTGGAGGAGAGGGTGAAACCAAATATTGAATCTCTTTTGGAGTTTCACGTTAGAAAAGAATCACTTGCTTCTGTTGTTGCACAATATCCTGAGATCATAGGAATTGACCTAAAGCCTAAGCTTGTCAGTCAACAAAGTTCACTCAAGTCAGTTATTGATTTGGGTCCAGAGGACTTTGGTAGAGTTGTTGAGAAGATGCCACAGGTTGTTAGCCTGAGTGATAAACCCATGATGAAGCATGTTGATTTCCTTAAGAATTGTGGGTTCTCTTTGGAACAAATGAGGAAGATGGTCACTGGGTGTCCCCAGTTGCTTGCTTTGAATCTTGACATCATGAAACTTAGCTTTGATTTCTTTCAGAAAGAGATGCAAAGGCCTTTGGATGACTTGGTTGCTTTCCCAGCATTCTTCACTTATGGTCTGGAATCCACCATAAAACCAAGGCATAAGATGGTGACAAGGAAAGGGTTGAAATGCTCGCTTGGATGGCTTCTCAATTGCTCTGATGAGAAGTTTGAGCAACGGATGGACTACGACACTATTGAAATGGACGAGATGGAATCATCGCCATCATTCGATATGAATACTCTCACTGAACCAAGGAGCGATGAGTCAGGTTCAGATTATGATAGTGATGATGAGTATGCATAG
- the LOC101300872 gene encoding uncharacterized protein LOC101300872, translated as MNTLTSTSLCNYQVSRFPSNISNQRNISAIKTSFPSKICFKVYANVNANTNELEAEPKQEQEAQPKEATKSSSKSATAPLDQDLKKVVQKTAATFAPRASTASKNPAVPGSVLYTVFEVQAYACMLLGGVLSFNLIFPSNEPDLWRLMGMWSIWMFTIPSLRARDCSKNEKEALNYLFLLVPLLNVTIPFFVKSFAVVWSADTVAFFAMYAWKLGWLQREE; from the exons ATGAACACCTTAACTTCAACATCTCTCTGCAATTATCAAGTTTCAAGATTTCCTTCTAACATTTCAAACCAGAGGAACATATCAGCAATTAAAACTTCATTTCCTAGCAAAATCTGCTTCAAAGTCTATGCCAATGTCAATGCCAATACAAATGAGCTAGAAGCTGAACCAAAACAAGAACAAGAAGCTCAACCAAAGGAAGCAACCAAGTCTTCTTCTAAATCAGCAACTGCTCCACTTGATCAGGACCTCAAAAAG GTTGTTCAGAAGACTGCTGCAACATTTGCACCAAGGGCATCCACAGCAAGCAAAAATCCAGCGGTGCCTGGTTCCGTCTTGTACACTGTTTTCGAGGTGCAAGCTTATGCCTGCATGCTCTTAGGTGGAGTTCTGTCTTTCAATCTCATATTCCCTTCAAATGAACCAGATCTTTGGAGATTAATGGGAATGTGGTCCATTTGGATGTTTA CAATTCCTTCACTTCGTGCGAGAGACTGCTCGAAAAATGAGAAGGAAGCTTTGAACTATCTCTTTCTCCTGGTTCCATTGCTCAATGTGACAATCCCATTTTTTGTGAAGTCATTTGCAGTTGTTTGGTCTGCTGATACCGTAGCCTTCTTTGCCATGTATGCATGGAAG CTGGGGTGGCTTCAAAGAGAAGAGTAG